A DNA window from Candidatus Syntrophoarchaeum caldarius contains the following coding sequences:
- a CDS encoding glycosyltransferase, translated as MQDTPVTIIICVHQRYKDLIEAIESLRRQTYSNFEVIVVVDGNRELYDRVLNSGVEIDKIILNEVNLGLSESRNRGIKVAEGEIIAFFDDDAIADPEWLGELVKMYEEHDAIAAGGKLLPLWLKKKPIFLPEEYYWLIGATHRGFPEEVCEVRNTFGSNISFRSDVIKSMGGFRSEMGLRGGGQLQGEETEFCERMQDKFGKGVIYNPDAIVYHKIFPERLRMRFLLRRAFWQGYSKQMMRGMGYLIEEERGYLKQLLFKSVPSKLKRGKVGELGFILVCTASVGLGYLYGYIDQRRG; from the coding sequence ATGCAGGATACGCCTGTTACGATTATAATATGTGTACACCAGCGTTACAAGGATCTCATCGAGGCGATAGAGAGTTTGCGCCGCCAGACGTACAGTAATTTCGAGGTGATAGTCGTTGTTGATGGTAACAGGGAGCTTTATGATCGGGTTCTAAATAGTGGGGTCGAGATCGATAAAATCATATTGAATGAGGTAAATTTAGGGCTTTCTGAGAGTAGAAATCGTGGAATAAAGGTGGCGGAAGGAGAGATTATTGCCTTCTTCGATGATGATGCGATCGCAGATCCTGAGTGGCTTGGGGAACTTGTTAAAATGTATGAAGAGCATGATGCGATCGCAGCAGGTGGAAAACTACTTCCTTTATGGCTGAAAAAGAAACCAATCTTTCTACCAGAGGAGTACTACTGGCTCATCGGGGCAACACACAGGGGCTTTCCTGAAGAGGTGTGCGAGGTTAGAAACACATTTGGATCGAATATCAGCTTCAGATCTGATGTAATAAAGAGTATGGGTGGGTTTAGGAGCGAGATGGGACTGCGAGGAGGTGGGCAACTCCAGGGCGAGGAGACTGAATTTTGTGAACGGATGCAGGATAAGTTCGGGAAAGGCGTTATCTACAACCCGGATGCGATCGTCTATCACAAGATCTTCCCTGAGCGATTGAGGATGCGATTTTTATTGAGAAGAGCTTTCTGGCAGGGCTACTCAAAACAGATGATGAGGGGAATGGGATATTTAATTGAAGAAGAAAGGGGTTATTTAAAGCAACTTCTATTCAAGAGCGTGCCTTCTAAGCTGAAAAGAGGTAAGGTGGGAGAATTGGGTTTCATACTGGTATGTACGGCGAGCGTGGGTCTCGGGTATCTGTATGGTTACATTGACCAGAGGAGAGGGTAA
- a CDS encoding glycosyl transferase family 1, whose protein sequence is MTRGEGKTKICLISKQFYPATIGGAELYMYEIFKRIREENKVTILTYDDVDYEEAEVIHLPGIHFAIRSFLFSIIAGLKARLGDYDVVHINGYWGEFSGLFVKTAIVTVHDVGFLGRKGLLNKIRFFLLDKAMRSSRKVITVSERSKKEILRGFKIDEEKIRVIPAGIDPEKYITSAPPGDGKVILSFGRFARNKGYEYLIDAFKIVNERIEDAHLVIAGYAEDKSYITELVDRTGGMKNVQILQNPSEERKIQLFATCDIYCQPSIADEGFGITILEAMASSKPCIATDIFSGVGHLPEEFLVKAGDKDELASRIIEILNSDYRTIGAEMRRRAEKYSWDNIVRETLSLYREVEA, encoded by the coding sequence TTGACCAGAGGAGAGGGTAAAACGAAGATCTGTCTGATCTCAAAACAATTTTATCCTGCAACAATCGGTGGAGCAGAGCTATACATGTATGAGATCTTCAAACGAATCAGGGAGGAAAATAAAGTCACGATCCTGACCTATGATGATGTGGATTATGAGGAGGCAGAGGTCATTCATCTACCAGGAATCCACTTTGCCATCAGATCCTTTCTCTTCAGTATCATCGCCGGGCTTAAGGCAAGACTTGGGGATTATGATGTGGTTCACATAAATGGATACTGGGGCGAGTTCTCGGGTTTATTTGTGAAAACTGCGATCGTGACGGTGCATGATGTGGGGTTTCTGGGAAGGAAGGGTCTTCTAAATAAGATCAGATTTTTCCTCCTCGATAAGGCGATGAGAAGTTCCAGGAAGGTTATAACAGTCAGCGAGAGGTCAAAAAAAGAGATACTCAGGGGTTTTAAGATAGATGAAGAGAAGATCAGGGTTATACCAGCTGGAATCGATCCTGAAAAATATATCACCTCAGCGCCGCCTGGTGATGGTAAAGTGATTCTATCGTTTGGAAGGTTTGCAAGGAATAAGGGATATGAGTACCTGATTGATGCTTTTAAGATTGTGAACGAGCGTATTGAGGATGCACACCTTGTGATTGCAGGTTATGCAGAGGATAAATCATATATAACTGAACTTGTGGACAGAACTGGAGGGATGAAAAACGTCCAGATCCTGCAGAACCCTTCAGAAGAGAGAAAAATCCAGCTCTTTGCTACATGTGACATCTACTGCCAGCCAAGTATCGCGGACGAGGGTTTCGGGATCACGATTTTAGAGGCAATGGCGTCATCGAAACCCTGTATTGCAACAGACATCTTTTCAGGAGTCGGACACCTGCCAGAGGAGTTTCTGGTGAAAGCAGGGGATAAAGATGAACTGGCTTCGAGGATCATCGAGATTCTAAATTCAGATTACAGAACGATCGGAGCAGAAATGAGAAGAAGGGCTGAAAAATATTCATGGGATAACATAGTTAGGGAAACTTTAAGCCTGTACAGGGAGGTTGAAGCTTAA
- a CDS encoding 1-(5-phosphoribosyl)-5-[(5-phosphoribosylamino)methylideneamino] imidazole-4-carboxamide isomerase produces MQFEVIPAIDLKAGKCVQLVQGVKEHELISINNPLDVATRWIDEGADTLHIIDLDGAFGEENTNTRIIFEILDLSERRGVTTQVGGGIRTVEYAARLLEAGAARIILGTAALENPDFVETLVHTYAAERVMVALDARSGEVQVEGWQKGAGESPAKLAQFFEKIGAGWVLFTNIDVEGLMRGILIDPIVDLISAVNIPVIVAGGVTTIDDIKLIQKSGARGAILGSALYKGKITLTDALNAVKEGRVQEDL; encoded by the coding sequence ATGCAATTTGAGGTGATACCTGCGATCGATCTTAAAGCTGGAAAGTGCGTACAGCTTGTTCAGGGGGTTAAAGAGCATGAACTCATCTCAATTAATAACCCGCTGGATGTTGCAACAAGATGGATTGATGAGGGGGCAGATACGCTTCATATAATTGATCTTGATGGTGCGTTTGGAGAGGAGAATACAAACACCAGGATTATTTTTGAGATACTCGATCTATCAGAAAGGCGGGGTGTCACCACGCAGGTTGGTGGGGGGATAAGGACGGTAGAGTATGCTGCCAGGCTCCTTGAAGCAGGAGCGGCCCGAATCATACTTGGCACCGCTGCTCTCGAAAACCCGGATTTTGTGGAGACGCTTGTCCATACCTATGCCGCCGAGCGTGTGATGGTTGCACTTGATGCACGATCTGGCGAGGTTCAGGTTGAAGGCTGGCAGAAAGGCGCGGGCGAATCTCCTGCAAAACTCGCTCAGTTTTTTGAGAAGATCGGTGCAGGATGGGTACTTTTTACAAATATCGATGTTGAGGGGCTCATGCGTGGAATTCTGATCGATCCGATCGTTGATCTCATTTCTGCTGTCAACATCCCCGTTATTGTTGCTGGTGGAGTTACAACAATCGATGACATAAAGTTAATACAAAAAAGCGGTGCGCGTGGTGCAATACTCGGGAGTGCACTTTACAAAGGTAAAATAACACTTACTGATGCTTTGAATGCAGTGAAAGAAGGCAGAGTGCAGGAAGATCTTTGA
- a CDS encoding transcriptional regulator — MNELQKNLLNELQTGIPVVERPFLELSKRLGLEESTLIEEIRSLLEKGYIRRIGPIFDASALGMVGTLAAIAVPEEELDRVANFINRFEEVSHNYLRVAEGVPYNLWFTVSAKDNDELDRIISRIREEIEYPLIVLPTKRLFKIGVEFRL; from the coding sequence ATGAATGAGCTACAAAAAAATCTTTTGAACGAGCTTCAAACAGGAATCCCAGTCGTTGAAAGACCTTTTCTCGAGTTATCAAAACGGCTTGGGCTTGAGGAGAGTACGCTCATCGAAGAGATACGGTCACTACTTGAGAAAGGTTACATCAGACGGATTGGCCCAATATTCGATGCTTCTGCACTTGGTATGGTAGGTACGCTTGCTGCGATCGCAGTCCCTGAAGAAGAGCTTGATCGTGTGGCAAATTTCATAAACAGATTTGAAGAAGTATCACACAATTATCTGAGGGTTGCTGAGGGTGTACCTTACAATCTCTGGTTTACAGTATCAGCGAAGGATAACGATGAACTCGATCGTATAATAAGCAGGATCAGGGAAGAGATCGAATACCCGCTTATAGTACTCCCAACAAAGAGGCTTTTTAAGATAGGCGTTGAATTCAGGCTGTGA
- a CDS encoding Uncharacterized conserved protein UCP018781, methanogenesis, protein MMKVLIYPPNSLILADLVERMGHEAVVLMKQIAKKVRDPELDSPPINIVEEDLKRALKYLSVEEPSGVRGRVGLMIPLVDEAEAAIIVEDADPSFGCMACAAANDYIEYMIRSKGVPTLIVPYPYDEDAAKILVQNVTDFLRSLES, encoded by the coding sequence ATGATGAAAGTGCTAATCTATCCTCCAAATAGCTTAATTCTCGCAGATCTTGTTGAACGAATGGGGCATGAAGCGGTTGTACTGATGAAACAGATTGCAAAGAAGGTTAGAGATCCAGAACTTGACTCTCCACCGATTAACATTGTCGAAGAGGACCTCAAACGTGCACTGAAGTACCTCTCGGTGGAGGAACCCTCCGGTGTCCGTGGGCGCGTTGGGCTGATGATACCGCTCGTTGACGAGGCAGAAGCTGCGATCATCGTGGAAGATGCCGATCCAAGCTTTGGTTGTATGGCCTGCGCGGCTGCAAACGACTACATCGAGTATATGATACGATCAAAAGGCGTTCCAACGCTCATTGTTCCGTATCCTTATGATGAGGATGCGGCAAAGATACTGGTTCAGAATGTCACTGATTTTCTGAGATCGCTGGAATCATAG
- a CDS encoding transcriptional regulator, AsnC family, whose protein sequence is MDQVDREILEKIQDGIPIVEKPFSEIGESLGLDESEVIDRLNRLIDEGKVRRFAASIAHIKVGINANAMCVWDVPDERVEEVGSICASFPEVTHCYERPRLDDWHYNLFTMVHGKSRKECEEVIQRISERINIDTFIILFSDKEYKKTGVRL, encoded by the coding sequence ATGGATCAGGTGGATCGTGAGATCTTGGAAAAAATTCAGGATGGCATTCCCATAGTTGAAAAGCCGTTTTCTGAGATTGGAGAATCGCTCGGACTTGATGAGAGTGAAGTGATCGACCGATTGAACAGATTGATCGATGAAGGGAAAGTACGGCGTTTTGCAGCCTCGATTGCACACATCAAGGTCGGGATAAACGCGAACGCGATGTGTGTATGGGATGTTCCTGATGAGCGTGTGGAGGAGGTTGGCTCGATCTGTGCGAGTTTTCCCGAGGTTACACACTGTTATGAGCGGCCAAGGTTGGATGACTGGCATTATAATCTATTTACAATGGTTCATGGAAAGAGTCGAAAAGAATGTGAAGAAGTTATCCAGCGAATCTCAGAGCGGATAAATATAGATACTTTTATTATTCTCTTCAGTGATAAGGAATATAAAAAGACTGGTGTCAGGCTTTAG
- a CDS encoding Ribosomal protein L37ae: MAKKYTKKGRKSRSAGRFGARYGRKIRKLVADVEEQMRAPYNCPSCNKQFVSRVGTGIWKCSKCGLIFTGGAYVPTTPVGESVFKAIKRSQDE, encoded by the coding sequence ATGGCTAAGAAGTACACGAAGAAAGGCCGCAAATCCAGATCAGCGGGTAGATTTGGGGCGAGATACGGTAGAAAGATACGGAAACTTGTTGCTGACGTTGAAGAACAGATGCGAGCACCATACAACTGCCCCTCTTGCAATAAACAATTCGTTTCAAGAGTGGGGACCGGGATCTGGAAGTGTTCAAAGTGCGGGTTGATATTTACAGGTGGTGCATACGTCCCAACCACTCCAGTAGGGGAGTCCGTATTTAAAGCGATTAAAAGGTCGCAGGATGAATGA
- a CDS encoding methanogenesis marker protein 15, producing the protein MANETRIAQISCGTEYSGVQGKLNEVAERSGIKLVYPEVELDNVAEAVREFGYRAKSPGLNLMIARALSVLDDISVVDGVLLLTCFKCAEGSIVKNEIRKFLQRETDLPVITYSTVDHVKEGGLMIRLEALKTLVTRKTLLMRTKQEGITMGVDSGSSTTKCVIMKENEVIGTGWLPTTEVVGSAKKAIDLALEDAGMKMSEIGAVAVTGYGRHVVGDEIGADLVQEELTVNSKGAAFLADRQRGEATVLDIGGMDNKALTLNNAIPDDFTMGGVCAGASGRFLEITARRLGVDISELGDLALKGDASKIVMDSYCSIFGIQSLVSALGEGASKEDVAAAACRSVAEQVHEQQLQEVDLREPIIEVGGTALIEGLKVAFEDILGFDIIIPPYPQFAGAVGGALIVSAFVE; encoded by the coding sequence ATGGCAAATGAAACAAGGATAGCCCAGATTTCGTGTGGTACGGAGTACAGCGGGGTTCAGGGTAAGCTCAATGAGGTCGCCGAACGATCAGGCATCAAGCTTGTCTATCCCGAGGTTGAACTCGATAATGTGGCAGAAGCCGTGCGAGAGTTTGGATACAGGGCAAAAAGTCCAGGATTGAACCTCATGATCGCGCGTGCTCTCTCAGTTCTTGATGATATCAGTGTGGTGGATGGAGTGCTACTTCTGACGTGCTTCAAGTGTGCAGAAGGCTCGATCGTAAAGAACGAAATACGGAAATTTCTCCAGCGTGAGACAGATCTGCCTGTCATCACCTACTCTACCGTTGATCATGTGAAAGAAGGCGGGCTTATGATCAGACTTGAGGCGTTAAAGACGCTGGTTACGCGAAAGACCCTCCTAATGCGAACAAAACAGGAAGGGATAACGATGGGCGTTGACAGCGGTTCTTCAACGACAAAGTGCGTGATAATGAAAGAAAATGAGGTTATAGGCACGGGCTGGCTTCCAACGACCGAAGTGGTGGGGAGTGCAAAAAAAGCTATAGACCTCGCACTGGAAGATGCTGGGATGAAGATGTCTGAGATTGGGGCCGTGGCTGTAACAGGCTATGGCAGACATGTTGTGGGGGATGAGATTGGTGCGGATCTTGTGCAGGAAGAACTTACCGTGAACTCCAAAGGCGCCGCATTTCTCGCAGACAGACAGCGGGGCGAGGCAACGGTGCTTGATATTGGGGGGATGGACAACAAGGCTCTCACACTGAACAATGCAATTCCTGATGACTTCACGATGGGTGGTGTCTGTGCCGGTGCATCAGGGCGATTCCTTGAGATAACAGCAAGACGTCTCGGTGTCGATATCTCAGAGCTTGGTGATCTCGCACTCAAAGGTGATGCAAGTAAGATCGTGATGGATAGCTATTGCTCGATATTTGGCATCCAGTCGCTTGTATCTGCGCTTGGTGAGGGTGCGTCGAAGGAGGATGTTGCAGCAGCTGCATGCAGGAGCGTGGCAGAGCAGGTTCATGAACAGCAGCTCCAGGAGGTCGATCTCAGAGAACCGATCATTGAAGTGGGGGGCACGGCACTCATCGAGGGGCTTAAAGTTGCATTCGAGGATATACTCGGGTTTGATATTATTATACCGCCATATCCACAGTTTGCGGGAGCGGTCGGAGGTGCGCTGATTGTATCTGCGTTTGTTGAGTAA